One stretch of Shewanella sp. Arc9-LZ DNA includes these proteins:
- a CDS encoding succinate dehydrogenase iron-sulfur subunit, whose translation MKLTFALYRYNPDVDTKPYMKDYTLEVPDGSDMMVLDALIKLKEQDSTIAFRRSCREGVCGSDGVNMNGKNGLACITPISTFKGKKIEVRPLPGMPVVRDLVVDLTQFYKQYEKIKPYLINDEKAPAREHIQSPEERAHLDGLYECILCACCSTSCPSFWWNPDKFIGPAGLLHAYRFLIDSRDTATEERLSDLDDAYSVFRCHGIMNCVDVCPKGLNPTKAIGHIKSMLLKRAV comes from the coding sequence ATGAAATTAACATTTGCATTGTATCGTTATAATCCTGATGTAGATACCAAGCCTTACATGAAGGATTACACCCTAGAAGTGCCTGATGGTTCTGATATGATGGTGTTGGATGCGTTAATTAAGCTGAAAGAACAAGACTCAACGATTGCGTTTCGTCGCTCATGCCGTGAAGGCGTGTGTGGTTCTGACGGTGTTAACATGAATGGTAAAAATGGATTAGCGTGTATTACGCCAATATCTACCTTTAAAGGGAAGAAAATTGAAGTCCGTCCTTTACCAGGCATGCCAGTAGTTCGAGATTTGGTCGTTGACCTAACTCAGTTCTACAAGCAATACGAAAAAATTAAGCCTTATCTGATCAATGATGAAAAGGCGCCAGCTCGTGAACATATACAATCACCTGAAGAGCGTGCTCATTTAGATGGTTTATACGAATGTATTTTGTGTGCATGTTGTTCAACTTCGTGTCCATCTTTCTGGTGGAATCCGGATAAATTTATCGGTCCAGCCGGTTTATTGCATGCTTATCGTTTCTTGATTGACAGCCGCGACACGGCAACTGAGGAGCGTTTATCTGATCTAGATGATGCTTACAGTGTGTTCCGTTGTCATGGCATCATGAACTGTGTTGATGTTTGTCCTAAAGGATTAAACCCAACTAAAGCGATTGGTCATATCAAGTCGATGTTACTGAAGCGAGCTGTTTAA
- the sdhA gene encoding succinate dehydrogenase flavoprotein subunit, whose protein sequence is MSIPVREFDVIVIGAGGAGMRAALQISKEGKSCALLSKVFPTRSHTVSAQGGITVALGNAHEDHWEQHMYDTVKGSDFIGDQEAIEFMCKTGPEAIIELEQMGLPFSRFENGTIYQRPFGGQSRNFGGEQAARTAAAADRTGHALLHCLYQQNVKHKTNVYSEWYALDLVKNEDDVVVGCTAIEIETGDIVYFKAKATILATGGAGRIYASTTNAHINTGDGVGMAARAGIQLQDMEMWQFHPTGIAGAGTLVTEGCRGEGGYLLNKDGERFMERYAPNAKDLASRDVVARSMMTEIREGRGLDGPLGPHLLLKLDHLGKETLEARLPGVCELSRTFAHIDPADGPIPVLPTCHYMMGGLPTKVSGQVIRQNKDGSEQDVLGLFAVGEIACVSVHGANRLGGNSLLDLVVFGRAAGQHLGKALDATPDPKAASDIEISASLARLNRWESNKDGEEPAVIRKALQLCMQLNFSVFRSGEAMAEGLEQLQAIQKRLDNAKLSDNSNEFNTQRIECLELDNLMATALATAYAANFRTESRGAHSREDYLDRDDDNWLCHSLFDPVTKNMSKRDVNMTPKLRDAFPPVKRTY, encoded by the coding sequence GTGAGTATTCCAGTACGCGAATTTGATGTAATCGTAATCGGCGCCGGTGGCGCGGGTATGCGAGCAGCATTACAGATTTCTAAAGAAGGTAAGAGCTGTGCGCTGTTATCTAAAGTATTCCCAACTCGTTCACATACCGTTTCTGCTCAAGGTGGTATCACCGTAGCATTAGGTAATGCTCACGAGGACCATTGGGAACAACACATGTACGATACGGTTAAAGGTTCTGATTTTATCGGCGACCAAGAAGCTATTGAGTTTATGTGTAAAACGGGTCCGGAAGCGATTATTGAACTTGAGCAAATGGGTTTACCTTTTTCTCGTTTCGAAAATGGCACAATCTACCAGCGTCCTTTTGGTGGCCAGTCTCGTAACTTTGGTGGCGAGCAAGCTGCTCGTACCGCTGCTGCTGCTGACCGTACAGGCCATGCATTGCTTCATTGTTTATACCAACAAAACGTTAAACATAAAACTAACGTTTATTCTGAGTGGTATGCCTTAGATTTGGTTAAAAATGAAGATGACGTTGTAGTGGGTTGTACCGCAATTGAAATTGAAACAGGCGATATTGTTTATTTCAAAGCCAAAGCAACGATATTAGCAACGGGTGGTGCAGGGCGTATTTATGCTTCGACCACTAATGCTCATATTAACACCGGTGACGGTGTAGGTATGGCAGCACGTGCTGGCATTCAATTACAAGACATGGAAATGTGGCAGTTCCACCCAACGGGTATTGCTGGTGCAGGTACCTTGGTAACTGAAGGTTGTCGTGGCGAAGGCGGTTACTTATTAAATAAAGATGGCGAACGCTTCATGGAGCGCTATGCACCGAATGCGAAGGATTTAGCTTCTCGTGACGTGGTAGCACGTTCAATGATGACTGAAATTCGCGAAGGTCGTGGTTTAGACGGTCCTTTAGGTCCGCATTTGTTACTAAAGCTTGATCATTTGGGCAAAGAAACCCTTGAAGCGCGTCTTCCTGGTGTGTGTGAATTATCACGTACTTTCGCTCATATCGATCCAGCAGACGGTCCTATTCCTGTATTGCCAACATGCCACTACATGATGGGCGGTTTACCGACTAAAGTGAGCGGTCAAGTTATTCGTCAGAATAAAGATGGCAGTGAGCAAGATGTATTAGGTTTATTTGCGGTTGGTGAAATCGCTTGTGTATCTGTACACGGTGCAAACCGCTTAGGCGGTAACTCATTACTCGATTTAGTGGTCTTTGGACGTGCTGCGGGTCAACATTTAGGTAAAGCGTTAGACGCGACACCTGATCCAAAAGCGGCATCAGACATAGAAATTAGTGCATCACTTGCTCGTCTTAATCGTTGGGAAAGCAACAAAGACGGCGAAGAACCTGCGGTTATTCGTAAAGCGCTTCAATTGTGTATGCAGTTAAATTTCTCTGTTTTCCGCAGTGGTGAAGCCATGGCTGAAGGTCTAGAGCAGCTACAAGCTATTCAAAAGCGACTTGATAATGCTAAGTTATCTGATAACTCAAATGAATTTAATACTCAGCGTATTGAATGTTTAGAATTAGATAATTTAATGGCAACAGCGCTGGCAACTGCTTATGCAGCTAACTTCCGTACTGAAAGCCGTGGTGCGCATTCTCGTGAAGATTATTTAGATCGTGATGATGACAATTGGTTGTGTCATAGCTTATTTGACCCAGTGACTAAGAATATGAGCAAACGTGATGTCAACATGACACCTAAATTACGTGATGCATTCCCACCAGTAAAACGTACCTATTAG
- the sdhD gene encoding succinate dehydrogenase, hydrophobic membrane anchor protein — translation MVTNAASFGRSGVHDYILLRASAVILACYTIFLVGFIACSAPLTFEIWSGLFSSLPMKVFTLITLVALLIHAWIGVWQVLTDYVKHTALRGVLQFTFVMVAISYLASGIVIVWGV, via the coding sequence ATGGTAACAAATGCAGCAAGTTTTGGACGCAGTGGTGTTCATGACTATATTCTATTACGCGCAAGTGCAGTGATCCTCGCTTGTTATACTATTTTCTTAGTAGGTTTTATCGCGTGTAGTGCCCCGTTAACTTTCGAAATTTGGAGTGGCTTATTTAGTTCACTTCCAATGAAAGTCTTTACCCTTATAACGTTAGTTGCTTTACTTATTCATGCGTGGATTGGTGTATGGCAAGTGTTGACTGATTATGTCAAACACACAGCGTTACGTGGTGTATTACAGTTTACCTTTGTTATGGTCGCGATCAGTTATTTAGCGTCAGGCATTGTAATAGTGTGGGGTGTTTAA
- the sdhC gene encoding succinate dehydrogenase cytochrome b556 subunit produces MKKQRPVHLDLQTISFPATAIASILHRISGVIMLFAIGILLWLLNSTLTSPEGFASVQSLFDGFVMKFIIWGILTALGYHLLGGIRHLIMDAGHWEELTSGVASAKATFVLAVVFSIIAGIWVW; encoded by the coding sequence GTGAAAAAGCAAAGACCTGTCCATCTAGACCTGCAGACGATAAGCTTTCCTGCGACAGCTATCGCGTCAATCCTACACCGTATTTCCGGTGTTATCATGCTATTCGCAATTGGTATTCTTCTATGGCTGTTAAATTCGACTTTAACATCACCAGAGGGGTTTGCTAGCGTACAATCCTTGTTCGATGGTTTCGTGATGAAGTTCATCATTTGGGGTATTTTAACTGCGTTGGGTTATCATTTATTAGGTGGCATTCGTCATTTGATTATGGATGCCGGACACTGGGAAGAATTAACTTCGGGTGTTGCATCAGCTAAGGCTACTTTTGTGTTAGCAGTAGTCTTTTCAATCATAGCGGGGATTTGGGTATGGTAA